One part of the Caproiciproducens sp. CPB-2 genome encodes these proteins:
- a CDS encoding MGMT family protein: MKREEFYSLVYRVVAAIPYGRVTTYGQIALMLGMPQYARLVGHALHSAPGYLELPCHRVVNSTGRLVPGWNEQRTLLSNEGVYFKDNGNVDLKRSIWRRDVADMRKNIPKDL, from the coding sequence ATGAAAAGGGAAGAATTTTATAGTCTGGTTTACCGTGTGGTCGCCGCCATCCCGTATGGCAGGGTCACAACATACGGACAGATTGCTTTGATGCTGGGGATGCCGCAATACGCAAGACTGGTCGGCCACGCCCTGCACAGCGCGCCCGGATACCTGGAGCTGCCCTGCCACAGGGTGGTAAACAGCACGGGGCGGCTGGTTCCCGGCTGGAACGAACAGCGGACGCTTCTGTCAAACGAAGGCGTATATTTTAAAGACAACGGCAATGTGGATTTAAAACGAAGCATCTGGAGACGGGACGTGGCGGACATGCGGAAGAATATACCAAAGGACCTATAG
- a CDS encoding M67 family metallopeptidase, whose product MIVRLKQADYDAIVAHAKAGLPNESCGLIAGTAEGGLKTVEKVYLLSNPDQSPEHFSIDPGEQLAAVRDMRALGLSPLGNFHSHPSTPARPSGEDIRLAYDSKASYLILSLAKEAPVLKAFGIADGMVTPQTLEVIP is encoded by the coding sequence ATGATTGTCAGGCTCAAACAAGCGGATTACGACGCCATTGTCGCCCACGCGAAAGCGGGATTGCCCAATGAATCCTGCGGGCTGATTGCGGGAACGGCGGAGGGCGGCCTTAAAACCGTGGAAAAGGTGTACCTTTTATCAAACCCCGACCAAAGCCCGGAGCATTTTTCCATTGACCCCGGGGAGCAGCTTGCGGCCGTCCGGGATATGCGCGCGCTGGGCCTTTCGCCGCTTGGAAACTTTCACTCCCATCCCTCCACTCCCGCGCGGCCGTCCGGGGAAGATATCCGGCTGGCCTATGATTCAAAGGCCAGCTACCTGATTCTTTCATTGGCAAAGGAAGCGCCGGTCCTGAAAGCGTTCGGGATCGCGGACGGCATGGTTACGCCGCAGACGCTGGAGGTCATCCCCTGA